One genomic segment of Spiroplasma endosymbiont of Poecilobothrus nobilitatus includes these proteins:
- the ylqF gene encoding ribosome biogenesis GTPase YlqF has protein sequence MTTNIHWFPGHMAKAIKQIDEQSKLIDLVIEIVDSRISFSSSNPLVDNLRGLKPKLIILNKKDLADPVATKAWLEYYQSQQIAVLLLDSKHGNITKLIIEKIYFVLSGKIERDKNRGIKSPKLKVMVIGIPNVGKSTFINALIKRNSTRVGNKPGVTKGQQWLKLNHQIDLVDTPGILWPKINDPQVAMNLAFTRSIKEDILPKEEICLAAIKWMHKYYFSLLAKQYHLPPSDNFDVTDEQKIFELLLIMQQNRFHKVDEDNVNNIVTDFLNNLWNNKFGLMSFEFPPGRRTFNHE, from the coding sequence ATGACAACAAATATTCATTGGTTTCCTGGCCACATGGCAAAGGCAATTAAACAAATTGATGAGCAAAGTAAATTAATTGATTTAGTAATTGAAATTGTTGATAGTCGAATTTCGTTTTCCTCTTCAAATCCGTTGGTTGATAACTTACGTGGTTTAAAACCAAAGTTAATTATTTTAAATAAAAAAGATTTAGCGGACCCAGTTGCCACCAAGGCATGACTTGAATATTACCAATCTCAACAAATTGCTGTTTTACTATTGGATAGTAAGCATGGCAATATTACAAAATTAATTATTGAAAAAATTTATTTTGTTTTATCTGGTAAAATTGAACGTGATAAAAATAGGGGAATTAAATCACCAAAACTAAAAGTAATGGTAATTGGCATTCCTAATGTTGGAAAATCTACTTTTATTAATGCTTTAATAAAACGAAATTCAACTCGAGTTGGTAATAAACCAGGTGTAACAAAAGGCCAACAATGATTAAAATTAAATCATCAAATTGATTTAGTTGATACTCCGGGAATTTTATGGCCTAAAATTAATGACCCACAAGTAGCAATGAATTTAGCTTTTACACGGTCAATCAAAGAAGATATTTTACCAAAAGAAGAAATTTGCTTAGCTGCAATAAAATGAATGCATAAATATTATTTTTCTTTGTTAGCGAAGCAATATCATCTTCCACCAAGTGATAATTTTGATGTAACAGATGAACAAAAAATTTTTGAATTATTATTAATAATGCAACAAAATCGTTTTCATAAAGTTGATGAAGATAATGTTAATAATATTGTTACTGATTTTTTAAATAATTTATGAAATAATAAGTTTGGTTTAATGTCTTTTGAGTTTCCACCTGGAAGAAGAACATTTAATCATGAATAA